In Herbaspirillum sp. WKF16, one genomic interval encodes:
- a CDS encoding ABC transporter permease → MHDFDYATLLLALFAGAIRVGTPFLFVSLGECLTEKGGRVNLGLEGILVCGAMTGYAAAFFTGSAWLGVLAAGGSGLLLGTLHGLVCSLPRVNDIAFGIALMLLGTGLAFFLGKPFIQPQAPMLPSIDFGAWSGNPQLHHALQINALFIVGVALAAALQWGLSATRWGLALRLVGDHAETARALGYRLNATRIAATAAGGFLAAVGGAYLSLYYPGSWNEGLSSGQGLMAVALVIFARWQPWRCLLAALLFGAAGALGPALQAVGVTSGYYLFNAAPYALTLLIMILTCRPDRTLSSAPGELSLTR, encoded by the coding sequence ATGCATGACTTCGACTACGCCACCCTGCTGCTGGCCCTGTTCGCCGGCGCAATCCGTGTCGGCACGCCGTTCCTGTTCGTCAGCCTGGGCGAATGCCTGACCGAGAAAGGCGGCCGCGTGAACCTGGGGCTGGAAGGTATCCTGGTATGCGGCGCCATGACCGGCTACGCCGCCGCCTTCTTCACCGGCTCGGCCTGGCTGGGCGTGCTGGCAGCCGGCGGCTCGGGCCTGCTGCTGGGCACGCTGCACGGCCTGGTGTGTTCGCTGCCGCGGGTCAACGACATCGCCTTCGGCATCGCGCTGATGCTGCTGGGCACCGGCCTGGCCTTCTTCCTCGGCAAGCCGTTCATCCAACCGCAGGCGCCGATGCTGCCCTCGATCGATTTCGGCGCCTGGAGCGGCAACCCGCAACTGCACCACGCGCTGCAGATCAATGCGCTGTTCATCGTCGGCGTGGCGCTGGCGGCCGCGCTGCAATGGGGCTTGTCGGCCACGCGCTGGGGGCTGGCGCTGCGGCTGGTGGGCGACCATGCCGAGACCGCCCGCGCGCTGGGCTATCGCCTCAACGCCACGCGCATCGCCGCCACCGCGGCCGGCGGTTTCCTGGCGGCGGTGGGCGGCGCGTATCTCTCGCTGTACTACCCGGGCAGCTGGAACGAAGGGCTCTCCAGCGGCCAGGGCCTGATGGCGGTGGCGCTGGTGATCTTCGCGCGCTGGCAGCCTTGGCGCTGCCTGCTGGCGGCCCTGCTGTTCGGCGCCGCCGGCGCGCTGGGCCCGGCGCTGCAAGCCGTCGGCGTGACCTCCGGCTACTACCTGTTCAACGCCGCCCCCTACGCGTTGACCTTGCTGATCATGATCCTCACCTGCCGTCCCGACCGCACGCTCTCCAGCGCGCCCGGCGAGCTGAGCCTGACACGATAA
- a CDS encoding ABC transporter permease → MTSVPAPAAAPAAEHTAIAAPPHLKLRAALFNAAAPALPTLFALAGTLLLFVLFLLLQGRPAGEACLLIYQGAFGSMFAWQNTLQRAAPLLLTALCVALPARVALIVIGGEGALALGGLAAAMMPQLAPGLPSALMLALMAAAAMVAGGLWIALCGGLRQWRGVNETISSLLLSYLAVALFKHLVEGPLRDPASLNKPSTLPLPEPYLVGSMPWLDVHWGLVWGALACVAAWVFLRHSVTGFAMGIAGGNVRTARLVGLPVNRLVLLACALGGAAAGLAGMFEVSAVQGSATSALLAGYGFSGILVAFAARQNPLAIIVCALVIGGVEASGSLLQRRLDLPDATTLVLQGLLFCNLLAWEAVTGRLAAVKLRWQLQARPPVSVNPAKEPGHA, encoded by the coding sequence ATGACATCCGTTCCCGCACCGGCCGCCGCACCGGCCGCCGAGCACACCGCAATCGCCGCGCCGCCGCACCTGAAGCTGCGCGCCGCCCTCTTCAACGCCGCCGCGCCGGCGCTGCCCACGCTATTCGCGCTGGCCGGCACGCTGTTGCTGTTCGTGCTGTTCCTGCTGCTGCAAGGACGGCCGGCCGGCGAAGCCTGCCTGCTGATCTACCAGGGCGCGTTCGGCTCCATGTTCGCCTGGCAGAACACCTTGCAGCGCGCCGCGCCCCTGCTGCTGACGGCGCTGTGCGTGGCGCTGCCGGCGCGCGTGGCCTTGATCGTGATCGGCGGCGAAGGCGCGCTGGCGCTGGGCGGGCTGGCGGCGGCGATGATGCCGCAACTGGCCCCGGGCCTGCCCTCGGCGCTCATGCTGGCGCTCATGGCGGCCGCCGCGATGGTCGCCGGCGGCCTGTGGATCGCCCTGTGCGGCGGGCTGCGCCAGTGGCGCGGCGTCAACGAGACGATCTCCAGCCTGCTGCTGTCCTACCTGGCGGTGGCGCTGTTCAAGCACCTGGTCGAAGGCCCGCTGCGCGATCCGGCCAGTCTCAATAAGCCCTCGACCCTGCCGCTGCCCGAGCCTTACCTGGTCGGCTCCATGCCCTGGCTGGACGTGCATTGGGGCCTGGTGTGGGGCGCGCTGGCCTGCGTCGCGGCCTGGGTCTTCCTGCGCCATAGCGTGACCGGCTTCGCCATGGGCATCGCTGGCGGCAACGTGCGCACCGCGCGCCTGGTCGGCTTGCCGGTGAACCGGCTGGTGCTGCTCGCCTGCGCCCTGGGCGGCGCCGCGGCGGGCCTGGCCGGGATGTTCGAGGTCAGCGCCGTGCAAGGCAGCGCCACCAGCGCGCTGCTGGCGGGCTACGGTTTCTCCGGCATCCTGGTGGCCTTTGCGGCGCGCCAGAACCCGCTGGCCATCATCGTCTGCGCGTTGGTGATCGGCGGCGTGGAAGCCAGCGGCAGCCTGCTGCAACGCCGCCTCGACCTGCCCGACGCCACCACCCTAGTGCTGCAAGGCCTGCTGTTTTGCAACCTGCTGGCGTGGGAGGCCGTCACCGGCCGCCTCGCCGCCGTGAAGCTGCGCTGGCAGCTGCAAGCCCGGCCGCCCGTCAGCGTCAACCCCGCCAAGGAACCCGGCCATGCATGA
- a CDS encoding BMP family ABC transporter substrate-binding protein, whose amino-acid sequence MKNRRDFLKLSGAAALGAALPLDLLAAGPLTVGFIYVGARDDFGYNQSHAQAAAIIKKLPGVKVIEEEKVPETVAVQKTMEAMIQQDGAQLIFPTSFGYFEPHVLKIAEKYPKVRIAHCGGLWTAGKHPMNVGSFFGYIEECEYLSGVVAGHMSKSKKLAFIAAKPIPQVLRNINAFTLGAQSVDPAITTHVIFTGDWSLPVKEAEAANSLIDQGCDVITCHVDGPKVIVETAEKRGIMTTGYHASQAALAPKGYLTGAEWNWATPYTEIVKATLEGKPMINFLRGGLKDNFVKMSPYGASVSAAAKKKADDIKAQMLAGKFQIFKGPIKDNKGNTVIAAGTTQVQTDVALEKMNYLVAGVVGQV is encoded by the coding sequence ATGAAGAACCGCCGCGATTTCCTGAAACTGTCCGGCGCCGCCGCACTGGGCGCCGCCTTGCCGCTGGACCTGCTGGCGGCAGGCCCGCTGACCGTGGGATTCATCTACGTCGGCGCGCGCGATGACTTCGGCTACAACCAGTCCCATGCGCAGGCCGCCGCCATCATCAAGAAGCTGCCGGGCGTGAAAGTGATCGAGGAAGAGAAGGTGCCCGAGACCGTGGCGGTGCAAAAGACCATGGAGGCCATGATCCAGCAGGACGGCGCGCAACTGATCTTCCCCACGTCCTTCGGCTATTTCGAACCGCACGTGCTGAAGATCGCCGAAAAATATCCCAAGGTGCGCATCGCCCATTGCGGCGGCCTGTGGACCGCCGGCAAGCACCCGATGAACGTGGGCAGCTTCTTCGGCTACATCGAAGAGTGCGAATACCTTTCCGGCGTCGTCGCCGGCCATATGAGCAAGAGCAAGAAGCTGGCCTTCATCGCCGCCAAGCCCATCCCGCAGGTGCTGCGCAACATCAACGCCTTCACGCTGGGAGCGCAGTCGGTCGATCCGGCCATCACCACCCACGTCATCTTCACCGGCGACTGGTCGCTGCCGGTCAAGGAGGCCGAAGCCGCCAACAGCCTGATCGACCAAGGCTGCGACGTCATCACCTGCCACGTGGACGGCCCCAAGGTGATCGTCGAGACGGCCGAGAAGCGCGGCATCATGACCACCGGCTACCACGCCAGCCAGGCGGCGCTGGCGCCCAAGGGCTACCTCACCGGCGCCGAATGGAACTGGGCCACGCCCTACACCGAGATCGTCAAGGCCACGCTGGAAGGCAAGCCGATGATCAACTTCCTGCGCGGCGGCCTGAAGGACAACTTCGTGAAGATGTCGCCCTACGGCGCCTCCGTCAGCGCGGCGGCGAAGAAGAAGGCGGATGACATCAAGGCGCAGATGCTGGCCGGGAAGTTCCAGATCTTCAAGGGTCCGATCAAGGACAACAAGGGCAATACCGTGATCGCCGCCGGCACTACCCAGGTCCAGACCGACGTGGCGCTGGAGAAGATGAACTACCTGGTAGCCGGCGTCGTCGGCCAGGTTTGA
- a CDS encoding ABC transporter ATP-binding protein produces the protein MSVVISPKVELPPETPFVPGPPGTHITIRGLTKHFAGWPLYEDFDLDIPKNKIVSVFGPNGCGKSTLINMIAGLIPVDAGQILFDGKSLADTKIGYVFQNYRDAMFPWLRTIDNIAYPLKLEGKSKAEIKRRVDELVASFDVKFDLMRYPYELSGGQQQTASIMRALAPGPEVLFLDEPFSALDFEMTLFIREKLQEVFMQTGTTMVLVSHDLEEAVYLADEILLLTKRPTAVADILRYDDPRPRTVETLSQPGFISAKKLSMEIFQREVRKPARMQAPGTLALS, from the coding sequence ATGAGCGTCGTGATCAGCCCCAAAGTCGAGTTGCCCCCGGAAACCCCGTTCGTTCCCGGGCCGCCCGGCACCCATATCACCATCCGCGGCCTGACCAAGCACTTCGCCGGCTGGCCGCTGTACGAGGACTTCGACCTCGACATCCCCAAGAACAAGATCGTCTCGGTGTTCGGCCCCAACGGCTGCGGCAAATCCACGCTGATCAACATGATCGCCGGCCTGATCCCGGTCGACGCCGGGCAGATCCTGTTCGACGGCAAGTCGCTGGCCGACACCAAGATCGGCTACGTCTTCCAGAACTACCGCGACGCCATGTTCCCGTGGCTGCGCACCATCGACAACATCGCCTACCCGCTCAAGCTGGAAGGCAAATCCAAGGCCGAGATCAAGCGCCGCGTGGACGAGCTGGTGGCGTCCTTCGACGTCAAGTTCGACCTGATGCGCTATCCCTACGAGTTGTCCGGCGGCCAGCAACAGACCGCCTCCATCATGCGCGCGCTGGCGCCGGGGCCGGAGGTGCTGTTCCTGGACGAACCGTTCTCGGCGCTGGATTTCGAGATGACGCTGTTCATCCGCGAGAAGCTGCAGGAAGTCTTCATGCAGACCGGCACCACCATGGTGCTGGTCTCGCACGACCTGGAGGAGGCCGTCTACCTGGCCGATGAAATCCTGCTGCTGACCAAGCGCCCCACCGCCGTGGCCGACATCCTGCGCTACGACGATCCGCGCCCGCGCACGGTGGAGACGCTGTCGCAGCCGGGCTTCATCTCGGCCAAGAAGCTGTCCATGGAAATCTTCCAGCGCGAGGTCCGCAAGCCGGCCCGCATGCAGGCGCCGGGCACGCTGGCGCTGTCCTGA
- a CDS encoding ABC transporter permease, with protein sequence MTETVAGAREAGRAREPQARAPARPAVKRGLPSLRRLLPFIGPIALFVVWDLVVRAGWIKAILLPPPGATLITMVNGLAGGPLLLDFAVTVARTLESFIIAAVVGVPLGVLLGSNERAYRSVEFLIDFFRSTPSSALIPLFLLIFGVSDINKVAIAAFGAFLIVLFNSAYGVLNARKQRVMAAKVMGASRWRIFCDVLLWESLQATFVGLRSAVSMALVIVIVAEMFIGSENGLGHRIIDAQQVLNVREMYAAILSAGALGYVLNVAFIVIEKRIVHWSGR encoded by the coding sequence ATGACCGAGACCGTCGCCGGCGCCCGCGAAGCGGGCCGCGCAAGAGAACCGCAGGCGCGCGCGCCTGCCCGCCCTGCCGTCAAACGCGGCCTGCCTTCGCTGCGCAGGCTGCTACCCTTCATCGGGCCGATCGCGCTGTTCGTGGTGTGGGACCTGGTGGTGCGGGCCGGCTGGATCAAGGCCATCCTGCTGCCGCCGCCGGGCGCCACGCTGATCACCATGGTCAACGGCCTGGCCGGCGGCCCGCTGCTGCTGGACTTCGCGGTGACGGTGGCGCGCACGCTGGAGTCCTTCATCATCGCCGCCGTGGTCGGCGTGCCGCTGGGCGTGCTCCTGGGCAGCAACGAGCGCGCTTACCGCAGCGTCGAGTTCCTGATCGACTTCTTCCGCTCCACGCCCTCCTCTGCGCTGATCCCGTTGTTCCTGCTGATCTTCGGCGTATCCGACATCAACAAGGTGGCCATCGCCGCCTTCGGCGCCTTCCTGATCGTGCTGTTCAACAGCGCCTACGGCGTGCTCAACGCCCGCAAGCAGCGTGTGATGGCGGCCAAGGTCATGGGCGCCTCGCGCTGGCGCATCTTCTGCGACGTGCTGCTGTGGGAGAGCCTGCAAGCCACCTTCGTCGGCCTGCGCAGCGCGGTCTCGATGGCGCTGGTGATCGTGATCGTGGCCGAGATGTTCATCGGATCCGAGAACGGCCTGGGCCACCGCATCATCGATGCCCAGCAGGTCCTCAACGTGCGCGAGATGTACGCCGCCATTCTCTCTGCCGGCGCGCTGGGCTATGTGCTCAACGTGGCCTTCATCGTGATTGAAAAACGTATCGTCCACTGGAGCGGAAGATGA
- a CDS encoding ABC transporter substrate-binding protein, with protein MKKISEASPPHTANPSRRSFIAKTGAVVATAAIAGAPAILRAQSVPIRIGYWPVAAGLPFYAAVEAGYFKEAGLEVQALKFAGAQQVMEAMLSGRADGSANGTGAGNLAIGEIAQPGLFKIFATNPSNAKYVLDEFLVPKDSAIKSIAELKGKKVASGPGIQNVTLAKTVLERAGATGATVVELPIGQHVASLAAGQIDACYTLEPTGTVGRMSNSTRVLETGVIAKYILGDPMAPWHGGAAALTTEFIKKHPVEAKKYIAAYARGIELVRSNPDKARTYLKGYTAIEGSLTNEVPLAAYMLYNEFKPSDIAYFQKFYDLFVEKGVFSQRIVVDNLIYKG; from the coding sequence ATGAAAAAGATTTCTGAAGCAAGTCCCCCGCACACTGCGAATCCTTCCCGCCGCAGCTTCATCGCCAAGACCGGCGCGGTCGTCGCCACCGCGGCCATCGCCGGCGCGCCGGCCATCCTGCGTGCGCAAAGCGTGCCGATCCGCATCGGCTACTGGCCGGTGGCGGCCGGCCTGCCGTTCTACGCCGCGGTGGAAGCGGGCTATTTCAAGGAAGCCGGGCTGGAGGTGCAGGCCCTGAAATTCGCCGGCGCCCAGCAAGTGATGGAGGCCATGCTCTCCGGCCGCGCCGACGGTTCGGCCAACGGCACCGGCGCGGGCAACCTGGCCATCGGCGAGATCGCCCAGCCGGGCCTGTTCAAGATCTTCGCCACCAACCCCAGCAACGCCAAGTACGTGCTCGATGAATTCCTGGTGCCCAAGGACAGCGCGATCAAATCGATCGCCGAGCTCAAGGGCAAGAAGGTCGCCTCCGGCCCCGGCATCCAGAACGTGACGCTGGCCAAGACGGTGCTGGAACGCGCCGGCGCCACCGGCGCCACGGTGGTGGAACTGCCCATCGGCCAGCACGTGGCTTCGCTGGCGGCCGGCCAGATCGACGCCTGCTACACGCTGGAGCCGACCGGCACGGTGGGCCGCATGAGCAACAGCACCCGCGTGCTGGAAACCGGCGTGATCGCCAAGTACATCCTGGGCGACCCGATGGCGCCATGGCATGGCGGCGCCGCCGCGCTGACCACCGAGTTCATCAAGAAGCATCCGGTCGAGGCGAAGAAATACATCGCCGCCTACGCGCGCGGCATCGAGCTGGTGCGCAGCAATCCCGACAAGGCGCGCACCTACCTCAAGGGCTATACCGCCATCGAAGGTTCGCTCACCAATGAGGTGCCGCTGGCGGCCTACATGCTCTACAACGAGTTCAAGCCCAGCGATATCGCCTACTTCCAGAAGTTCTACGACCTGTTCGTGGAGAAGGGTGTGTTCTCGCAGCGCATCGTGGTGGACAACCTGATCTACAAGGGCTGA